The window ATGGCGTTACTAGATGTTAAAAGAGCAGTGTCTTTTTTGAAAGCATTAAACATTCAAATCTTGGGACTAATTGAAAACATGGCGACAATGATTTGTCCTCATTGTGATAAGGAGACTGACCTCTTCGCAATAGACTCCAAGGAGCCAAAGCTTATTACGCCAACATATACTATCCCTTTTATCCATTCTTTATTTGTAGCTGCGGAAGTTGGAGAAATTTATTCAGGAGTAGAAAAAAATCCACAAATAAGTAAGTATTTAAAAGAAATTAAAATTTAAAGAGAAACAAAAAAGCCCAGCAATGCTGGGCTTATAAATGTTTATAGGTCTTGAGGTTTTACAATCGCACCTTTTTTAGCTTTCAGTGCTAATAACTCTTCCTTTTGCTTTTCATAGACTTCATACAACTTAACAGGAATATTCTCTTCTTTATTATATGCCTCTGTCTGCAAATCTATCCGACTAATAATTTTGTCTATATATAAAGAAAACTGCATAGTGTAAGTTTCTTGAGAGTAATCCTTACCAATGCCAACAAATAACTTTTTTAAGTCCTCGTATTTTGGAATAAATCCAATTGGTGTCTGAATAGAAGAAACATCACCATGAGAATACAACTCTAACCAACCTAACCAAACCTTTACATCTTTCTTCTCACCGATTAGCCCTTTTCCTGAACTGCCTCTATTGTCATGAGTTAAGAAATAATTTAATCCTGACATAACTGGTTTTTTCTTAAGTTTTGGATTGTTAAAAAATTTAAATTGAGCATCCATATATTCAGCTAAAGAACCAGGAATAAAAGGAGCATTTGCCCAAGGCTGTCTATTAATACCCGTCGCACCAACTTCTGTTGCTGTTGCTTTGGACACGATGGAAGCACCAATAACTACACCATCATCCATTGATTTAGCAACCCAGACAGGTGGCATCGTATCAGCATCTCTACCAGAATATGTAACAACGCTTATCTCTGCGCCCTTTGGGTCAGCATTAACTTTCTTATTGTGATTCGGGATTGCTTCTGCTAACAGTGTACACCTTGAATTGGCATGTGATGGTGCTATTGAGGAACCATCTACCTTTTTTGAGTCAGGAGTCCACTCGCCTTGGTAGTTTATACCTTTACTAGCCATTGGCTCTCCATCTCCAACCCATCTTGGTTTATTGTTTTCATCAAGAAGAACATTAGAAAAAATAACCTCAGTACCTGGTTCGCGAAGACAGTTCATCAAAAAAGGATCCCCTTCCTGGTTCACGTCTTCAACAATTCCAAAAATACCTTTTTCTGGATTAATAGCTCTACACGTACCATCT is drawn from Candidatus Margulisiibacteriota bacterium and contains these coding sequences:
- a CDS encoding phosphoenolpyruvate carboxykinase (GTP) — translated: MLELKKGKDILSEVGKITSIKEARGLIAKQLDKKNQNKLAMIKTEDAIIKIANAISMCTPDYVFIDTGSSEDIQFIREYALERGEEKKLAIDGHTIHFDLPEDQGRMVSQTLYIVNPDEKISSLAKKEVRETSLQHIEKHMTGIMTGKTMFVGFFSRGPVGAEASTPAIEISSSAYVFHSAEILYRNCFADFDKEVKRRGLFFTNVHSEGTNTSEDIPNARIYMDRSWLTTYSMLCTYAGNTLLMKKGNHRFAVDVAVYMKNGLELSEHMFITGMTGPNGRKTYFAGAAPSGCGKTTTAMVGTDFIGDDLAQLWIEKDGTCRAINPEKGIFGIVEDVNQEGDPFLMNCLREPGTEVIFSNVLLDENNKPRWVGDGEPMASKGINYQGEWTPDSKKVDGSSIAPSHANSRCTLLAEAIPNHNKKVNADPKGAEISVVTYSGRDADTMPPVWVAKSMDDGVVIGASIVSKATATEVGATGINRQPWANAPFIPGSLAEYMDAQFKFFNNPKLKKKPVMSGLNYFLTHDNRGSSGKGLIGEKKDVKVWLGWLELYSHGDVSSIQTPIGFIPKYEDLKKLFVGIGKDYSQETYTMQFSLYIDKIISRIDLQTEAYNKEENIPVKLYEVYEKQKEELLALKAKKGAIVKPQDL